In the Dermochelys coriacea isolate rDerCor1 chromosome 23, rDerCor1.pri.v4, whole genome shotgun sequence genome, GGGGGGCGCAGttcggggggctgggggagggggcgatgGGGGGGTGCAGTCCGGGGAGGGGGTGATGGGGGGCGCAGTttgggggaatgggggagagggcGATGGGGGGGTGCAGTTTGGGGGGGTGATGGGCgcagtttggggggctgggggagggggcgacgGGGGGGTGCAGTTTGGGGGGCGATGGGGGGTGCAGTCCGGGGAGGGGGTGATGGGGTGATGGGGGGCgcagtttggggggctgggggagggggcgacgGGGGGTGCAGTCCGGGGAGGGGGCGATGGGGGGTGCAGTTTGGGGGGCGATGGGGGGTGCAGTTcaggggactgggggaggggtcgATGGGGGGTGTAGTCCGGGGAGGGGTCGATGGGGGGGCGTAGCCAGGTGGGGGCAGCTGATTGTGACTCCCCCCCCGTGTCTCGTGCCCAGGCGCTGTCGCCATGGACTGCTTGCTGGTGAGCCGGGACGGGCAGCAcgagcccctggccctgcccgaCGGGGTCCCCGTGGTGCTGGGCCGGGGGCCCCGCACCCGCGTGGCGGATAAGAAGTGCTCCCGGAAGCAAGGTGGGAACCGGTGGGGCCCCCCCCAACCAGCTCCCCTGACCAGCCACCCCCAGGGGCTCTGCGCTCAGGACCCTTTGCCAGAATGGGGCCCTGCCTGCgtcactgggctggggggggcgaaAGGGAGGCTCCAATTTCCCCTTCACtcatttctcttcccccccccgcccctcgtTTCTTGCAGTGGAGTTACTGGCTGACTACAAACACCGGGCTGTGAGAGTCACCCAGGTGAGGGGGAAGCTGTGTGGGGGTCGGgtatacagggacccctcgcccagtGCTGAGATGtagcccctctggggtggggcgcagggGGCTGGTTCTCCAGGGACCCCTTGTCTGGCACTGGGAcgcggcccctctggggtggggcctgggtaTCTGGGGACCCCTCGCtgggcactgagatgcagcccccCCAGGGTGGGACTCTGGGGATTCTCTAGGGACCCCTTTCCCAGCATGGGGGCTAGTTCTCTAGGGACCCCTCTCCCGGCACCAAGATGCAGCCCCCCcgggtggggtcctggggtggTTCTTGGGGGACCCCTCTCCTGCGCTCAGCCCCCCCATTTTGCAGCGGGGCGTGAATCCTACGTCggtggaggagctgcagctgcagccaggTGACAGCAGCACGCTGCAGGAGGGGCAGACGCTGTGGCTGGTGAATGGGCGCTACCCCTACACCCTGCGCTTCCTGCCCACCCCCCGCCGGAGCCTACTGGACTTCTTCAGCCCCAAGCGCCATCCGCTGGCTGAGGGCGAGGAGGAGCGGCCCCCCAAGAGGCCGaaggctcccagcccctccgaggaggaggaggacgctGCCGTGGCCGTGAAGCTGCACCAGCTGCAGGAGACAGCAGCCAGTGCTGAGCAGGCAAAGGGTGGGGCATCCCACCTGCCCCAGGGGAGGTCTTTggggctgcccccccaccccagggactcCTGGGAGGAGCATGGCAAGCTGCTGGTCTTCACCAAGGAGGGTGTGGTGCCCAGTGCCAAGGTACCTGGCTGGCAGGAGTTAGCCTGGGGAACTACCCACCACTGTCTGGGGCAGCCGAGCCCAGAGCAGGAGGGTCCATTGCGCTGATGGGGGGCGGATGGGTCCATTGCTGTAATGGGGGGTTAGCAAAGGGTCTGTTGGGGGTGGTGGCAAGGCATTGGGAGGGTCCATTGCTCTGATGTGGGGGGGAGTGAATGGATCCATTGCTGTGACGGGGAGGTGGCAGGTGGGTCCATTGCCGTGATGGGGGGACGGATGGGTCCATTGCTCTGACGGGGGGGCGGGGCGCCTCGCTGTCTCTGCAGGTCGCTGGGTTTGACTTGGATGGAACCGTCATCACGACTAAGTCTGGGAAAGTTTTTCCCACCAGCCCCGATGACTGGAGGTGAgtgcaggggctgcgggtcgcgagtgaggggcaccggcagggctgggggaagcccagggccgggctagcaggggttgcgggttgggagtgaggggcaccaacaGGGCTGGGGAATTGGGGGTGTTTTGGGGTAACCCTTGTGTCTCTCCCTAGGATTTTGTACCCTGAGGTTCCCCGGAAGCTGAAGCAGCTGCAGAACGAGGGGTACAAGGTttgttctccccccttcccctgggtCCCCCCCACTCTGACCAGTTCCCTGATGTCCCATGTGtcatgtctctccccccccccccagatcgtGGTCTTCACCAACCAGCTGGGGATCAGCCGGGGGCGCGTGCGCCCTGAGGTCTTCAAGGCAAAGGCGGAGGCCGTGGTGGAGAGACTGGGAGTTCCCGTGCAGGTAGGGGGGCTGCGAGCACCGAATCCTGGGgccccagggggctgggggtgggggaaaatctCTAAGCAGGGCCGGGGAcatcccccacccagcccctgtgGAGGgcccccctcacctgccccctcccatgccctgaATGACACCCCCTCCATGGGGAAGGGTGACAGGTGAGGGCTTCATTCCCATCTCAGGAGGTGTCCCCCAGAGTTGGGATggggggagcggtgggggggtGTCCATGCCTGTCCCAGGATGTGAccccccccattctgccccccagGTGTTCGTGGCGACTGGAACCGGGATCTACCGTAAACCCCTGCTGGGCATGTGGGAGTACCTGTGTGAgaaggtgtgggggggcagtggggagcgGCAGGCCCGCCGCCAGGGGTGGGCCAAGAGGGTAATTGCCCAGGGGCCCCTTGCAGCGCAGCAGAGCTAATGCTCCCGGATGCGGCTGGAACCGACCCATGGCCCCTGGTGCCCCCGCCCCAAGtaccaactccacagctcccattggccgggaactgcggccaatgggagctgcaggatggtGCCTGCAGCACCCTGCCTAGGAGCCGTTGCCAGAGCTGGGTGTGCCGGtcgggagccgcccgaggtaagcactGTCGCCCTGAcccctaactccctgccccagccagagcctgccccctgcacccaaactgccttccggagcctgaccccctgccccagcctggggaaagtgagtgagggtgggggagagtgtgCAGGGGTGTGGTCTCTGGGAAGGGGGCGTGGTCAGGGGCGGgccagggtgtttgggtttgCGGGATCAGATGGTTGGCAGCCCTGCCAGGCGGGCATGGGGGGGAGCCTGGCGAGCCCCCTGGGCCCCCGCGGGCGCAGATGCCGCCCAGCCTGAATGTCAGGTGGGCACGGCTGTGGGTGCGTGAGGACCTGCAATTACTGTCGGcgggcagggggcgtggcctcggccagccccccctttctccccacatGTCTGACCCTCCCCCCTCCAGGGGAACGGCGCCGTGTCTGTGGCCCTGCAGCGCAGTCTCTACGTGGGAGGTGAGTGAGGgtctgcgggggaggggcagcacttTGTTGGGGGGTGGGCGCTGTCTCTCGGGGGTCCAGCCCTGGGCCccgctgcctcctggacccgcacCGCTGAGCCTGCAGCGCTTGGGTCTGCGTGGGCCCCTAtatcccctccccactgcccagcccccctTCCAGCTGGGCCTcatatcccctcccccacagctgcctccctACATCACCTGGCacagtccccccctcccccctttgtcCTTGGGTTCGGCCACCTGGGCCGACCCGGCTGCTtacaagctggggggggggctcccggGCACCAGTTGCTGGGTCCCCCATCTCCAGGCCTTCgttggggtcctggctgctgggcgAGGTCACACTTGGTCCCCTGCAACAACAACCCTCCTCTGCTGCCCCATTCCACACCCAgtgcacagggaaactgaggcacagtgtttATGCACAACACTAAGACAATCCCCTGCTTTGTCACACTCCCCTCTCTCCACCTGGGGGTGGTGGCGGGGGGTTTTCCACTGTCAGCCCCGGGACTTGGCCATGGGGGGCTGCGTGGGGCAGCAGAGCTGATCTCCcctctaaccccccccccacgttcTCTTTCAGATGCGGCCGGGCGTCCCCCCAATTGGGCTCCTGGGCACAAGAAGAAGGATTTCTCCTGCAGCGACCGCCTGGTACCCCCTGCTGGCCCCCGA is a window encoding:
- the LOC119847120 gene encoding bifunctional polynucleotide phosphatase/kinase isoform X1; the encoded protein is MDCLLVSRDGQHEPLALPDGVPVVLGRGPRTRVADKKCSRKQVELLADYKHRAVRVTQRGVNPTSVEELQLQPGDSSTLQEGQTLWLVNGRYPYTLRFLPTPRRSLLDFFSPKRHPLAEGEEERPPKRPKAPSPSEEEEDAAVAVKLHQLQETAASAEQAKGGASHLPQGRSLGLPPHPRDSWEEHGKLLVFTKEGVVPSAKVAGFDLDGTVITTKSGKVFPTSPDDWRILYPEVPRKLKQLQNEGYKVCSPPFPWVPPTLTSSLMSHVSCLSPPPQIVVFTNQLGISRGRVRPEVFKAKAEAVVERLGVPVQVFVATGTGIYRKPLLGMWEYLCEKGNGAVSVALQRSLYVGDAAGRPPNWAPGHKKKDFSCSDRLFALNAGLPFYTPEEFFLGWASAPFQLPHFDPRELDPHGRLYDPPDAPLVSPTPELVVAVGFPAAGKSTFLKSQLVPAGYAYANRDTLGSWQKCVALVALALREGKSAAVDNTNPDPESRRRYIECAQDAGVPCRCFLFTATLEQAKHNNRFRDLTATGHVSVTDIVLNSYKSKFVEPSLSEGFAQILRVHFVPCFTDAHEEALYRQFSEG
- the LOC119847120 gene encoding bifunctional polynucleotide phosphatase/kinase isoform X2 — encoded protein: MDCLLVSRDGQHEPLALPDGVPVVLGRGPRTRVADKKCSRKQVELLADYKHRAVRVTQRGVNPTSVEELQLQPGDSSTLQEGQTLWLVNGRYPYTLRFLPTPRRSLLDFFSPKRHPLAEGEEERPPKRPKAPSPSEEEEDAAVAVKLHQLQETAASAEQAKGGASHLPQGRSLGLPPHPRDSWEEHGKLLVFTKEGVVPSAKVAGFDLDGTVITTKSGKVFPTSPDDWRILYPEVPRKLKQLQNEGYKIVVFTNQLGISRGRVRPEVFKAKAEAVVERLGVPVQVFVATGTGIYRKPLLGMWEYLCEKGNGAVSVALQRSLYVGDAAGRPPNWAPGHKKKDFSCSDRLFALNAGLPFYTPEEFFLGWASAPFQLPHFDPRELDPHGRLYDPPDAPLVSPTPELVVAVGFPAAGKSTFLKSQLVPAGYAYANRDTLGSWQKCVALVALALREGKSAAVDNTNPDPESRRRYIECAQDAGVPCRCFLFTATLEQAKHNNRFRDLTATGHVSVTDIVLNSYKSKFVEPSLSEGFAQILRVHFVPCFTDAHEEALYRQFSEG